A stretch of the Bombyx mori chromosome 14, ASM3026992v2 genome encodes the following:
- the LOC105842712 gene encoding retrovirus-related Pol polyprotein from transposon 412, with the protein MPQILPWARCYSSQWKDNGNHSPSSRRNLKKAQQLYSAYDRELLAIYESVKHFRFMVEGRHFVIYTDHKPITYAFNQNSQKCSPRQFNHLDFVSQFTTDIRFISGKDNIPADTLTRIEAVSSPPDLQQLARSQENDDELQELLSKRSSSSLKMEQIPIPGTNVTLYCDVTLSRPRPFVTKELRRQVFNSIHTMSHPGTKATTKMVTSRFIWPSARRDCRTWTQACEACQKSKIHRHISSPLGDFQLPQSRFSHVHIDLIGPLPSSNDYKYCLTAVDRFTRWPEVMPLYDITAETVAKAFYDMWISRFGSPERVTTDLGRQFTSHLFKALTNLCGIQLCHTTAYHPSANGMVERFHRTLKTAIMAHGERRWTNILPVVLLGIRTAWKEDLRCSVAELVYGEPLRIPGEFLHTPKADQLTPSDFVSQLRKHMALLRPQAASRHSSTSIFVHDDLKTCKNVFIRKDALRASLDPPYTGPYRVLARSDKTLTVELNRGPVKVSIDRVKPAYITTDSTSTTVIAPEPAIKNPDGQRPVRTTRYCNGA; encoded by the exons ATGCCTCAAATTCTGCCTTGGGCGCGGTGCTACAGCAGTCAGTGGAAGGACAATGGCAACCACTCGCCTTCTTCTCgaagaaacttaaaaaaagctCAGCAGCTGTACAGCGCCTATGACCGAGAGTTGCTCGCTATATACGAGAGCGTTAAACATTTCCGTTTTATGGTTGAGGGCAGACACTTCGTCATTTATACGGATCATAAACCCATCACATACGCCTTTAATCAGAATAGCCAGAAGTGCTCGCCCAGACAGTTTAACCACCTCGATTTCGTGTCTCAATTCACCACAGACATAAGGTTTATATCGGGGAAAGATAATATACCTGCGGACACTTTGACGCGCATTGAAGCCGTATCATCGCCACCGGACTTACAACAGCTCGCTCGTTCACAGGAGAATGACGACGAACTCCAGGAACTCCTCTCAAAGCGCTCATCTTCTTCGTTAAAGATGGAACAGATACCTATACCTGGAACGAACGTTACTTTATACTGTGACGTCACTCTGTCGAGGCCTCGTCCTTTTGTAACAAAGGAGTTGCGTCGGCAGGTCTTCAACTCAATTCATACCATGAGTCACCCTGGTACGAAAGCGACAACCAAGATGGTAACGAGTAGGTTTATTTGGCCTTCAGCTCGACGGGATTGTCGTACTTGGACGCAGGCCTGCGAAGCCTGTCAGAAATCGAAGATCCACAGGCATATTTCATCTCCGTTGGGTGATTTCCAGTTACCGCAATCACGTTTCAGCCACGTACACATTGATTTGATTGGACCGCTACCATCTTCGAATGACTACAAGTACTGTCTTACAGCAGTAGACAGGTTCACAAGATGGCCAGAGGTAATGCCACTATACGATATCACGGCTGAAACGGTGGCAAAAGCTTTTTATGATATGTGGATCTCACGATTCGGTTCTCCGGAAAGAGTAACCACGGATTTGGGTCGCCAGTTCACATCCCATTTGTTCAAAGCACTCACAAACCTATGCGGGATCCAGCTATGCCACACAACCGCATATCACCCATCTGCGAATGGAATGGTGGAGAGATTCCATCGTACCCTAAAGACCGCGATCATGGCACATGGCGAGCGGAGATGGACGAACATTTTACCTGTTGTTTTGCTTGGAATAAGAACGGCTTGGAAGGAAGATCTTCGTTGCTCCGTTGCTGAATTGGTTTACGGCGAGCCTCTGCGGATACCTGGCGAGTTTCTACACACACCCAAAGCTGATCAGTTGACACCATCAGACTTCGTCTCACAACTCAGGAAGCACATGGCATTACTGAGACCTCAGGCAGCATCGCGACACTCTTCAACATCTATATTCGTACATGATGATCTAAAGACGTGCAAGAACGTTTTCATAAGAAAAGACGCTTTACGAGCTTCGCTAGATCCGCCGTACACTGGCCCATATCGTGTGCTTGCCAGGTCCGATAAGACCCTCACTGTTGAATTAAACAGAGGACCAGTGAAGGTCTCTATTGATCGCGTAAAGCCTGCCTACATCACAACGGACTCAACCAGCACCACGGTAATAGCACCGGAGCCGGCGATTAAAAACCCTGATGGTCAACGCCCTGTTAGAACAACAAG aTATTGCAATGGAGCTTGA